One window of the Streptomyces asoensis genome contains the following:
- a CDS encoding copper resistance CopC/CopD family protein: MTQTIAPRVRMLVLLFLAVTGALLAGAGPASAHAALTGSDPAQGVVVDKAPTQVSLTFSETVSMNDDSLRVLDPKGARVDTGKPSEVSGTTYAVQLHSGLPDGTYTVTYQVVSADSHPVAGAYTFSIGSPSETSVSVSDQEAGGGVVGWLYGFGRYVSYAGFIVMTGGAAFVLACWQRGTGVRALQRLVVSGWVAMTAATLFLLLLRGSYTSSGKLGDVFDLDLLGEVLQTKTGAALVSRLLLLAAAALFIAVLFGAYDKREGEEKRDLTFGLAIGGTVVAAGLAASWAMAEHASTGLQPGIAMPVDVLHLLAVATWLGGLTALLVALYRAPADRPVEAPAARRFSRLALSSVSVVVATGTYQSWRQLGSWSAFTDTRYGQLLLVKIGLVALLVGVAWISRRWTARLADPTTQEAVRKSAPEKERVTASAGTGDTAQQTSGDAEPGSGNAERAAQLARQQAAVDATRQKRLRDSDAHRFGLRRSVLAEAGIAVVVLAVTTILTSTEPGRTEQDAAAANRASSSSSSAAGDSASGALTLDMSFDTGGTDGKGVVSVDLDPARTGANEMHVYVTRPNGRAFDVPEVKVAFTLEAKDIGPLPVVPDHITTGHWSANGVQIPMAGEWEISVTVRTSDIDQVTVSKNAQIG, from the coding sequence TTGACGCAGACCATCGCCCCCCGCGTCCGGATGCTCGTGCTGCTGTTCCTGGCGGTCACCGGTGCGCTCCTGGCCGGCGCCGGGCCCGCATCCGCGCACGCCGCGCTGACCGGCAGCGACCCCGCACAGGGGGTGGTGGTCGACAAGGCGCCCACACAGGTGTCGCTGACCTTCTCCGAGACCGTCTCGATGAACGACGACTCGCTGCGCGTCCTGGACCCCAAGGGCGCCCGGGTCGACACCGGCAAGCCGTCCGAGGTCAGCGGCACGACCTACGCCGTGCAACTGCACTCGGGGCTGCCCGACGGCACCTACACGGTGACCTACCAGGTGGTGTCCGCCGACAGCCATCCCGTCGCCGGCGCCTACACCTTCTCCATCGGCTCCCCCTCCGAGACCAGCGTCTCGGTGTCCGACCAGGAGGCCGGCGGAGGCGTCGTCGGCTGGCTCTACGGCTTCGGCCGGTACGTGTCGTACGCCGGGTTCATCGTGATGACCGGCGGGGCCGCCTTCGTGCTCGCCTGCTGGCAGCGCGGCACCGGAGTACGGGCCCTTCAGCGGCTCGTCGTCTCCGGCTGGGTCGCGATGACCGCGGCCACCCTGTTCCTGCTGCTCCTGCGCGGCTCCTACACCAGCTCCGGCAAGCTCGGCGACGTCTTCGACCTCGACCTCCTCGGGGAGGTCCTCCAGACCAAGACGGGCGCGGCCCTGGTGTCGCGGTTGCTGCTGCTCGCCGCGGCCGCGCTGTTCATCGCCGTGCTCTTCGGCGCGTACGACAAGCGCGAGGGCGAGGAGAAGCGGGACCTGACCTTCGGACTCGCCATCGGCGGAACCGTCGTGGCCGCCGGACTCGCGGCCAGCTGGGCCATGGCCGAGCACGCCTCCACCGGACTCCAGCCGGGCATCGCGATGCCGGTCGACGTGCTGCACCTGCTGGCGGTCGCGACCTGGCTCGGCGGACTCACCGCACTCCTCGTCGCCCTGTACCGGGCGCCGGCCGACCGCCCCGTCGAGGCCCCCGCCGCACGCCGCTTCTCCCGGCTGGCCCTCAGCAGCGTCTCCGTCGTGGTCGCCACCGGCACCTACCAGTCCTGGCGCCAGCTCGGCTCCTGGTCCGCCTTCACCGACACCCGCTACGGCCAGCTGCTGCTCGTCAAGATCGGGCTCGTGGCGCTGCTCGTCGGCGTCGCGTGGATCTCGCGGCGGTGGACGGCACGGCTGGCGGACCCGACGACCCAGGAAGCGGTACGGAAGTCCGCACCCGAGAAGGAGCGCGTCACGGCGTCTGCCGGGACCGGCGACACCGCCCAGCAGACGTCCGGCGACGCCGAGCCCGGCTCCGGGAACGCCGAGCGGGCCGCGCAGCTCGCCCGGCAGCAGGCCGCCGTCGACGCCACCCGGCAGAAGCGGCTACGGGACTCCGACGCCCACCGCTTCGGCCTGCGCCGCTCGGTGCTCGCCGAGGCCGGCATCGCCGTCGTGGTGCTCGCCGTCACCACCATCCTGACGTCGACCGAACCCGGCCGTACGGAGCAGGACGCCGCCGCGGCCAACCGGGCCTCGTCCTCCTCCTCGTCCGCCGCGGGGGACTCCGCGTCGGGTGCCCTGACGCTGGACATGTCGTTCGACACCGGCGGCACGGACGGCAAGGGCGTGGTCAGCGTCGACCTCGACCCCGCGCGCACCGGCGCCAACGAGATGCACGTCTATGTGACCCGGCCCAACGGCCGCGCCTTCGACGTGCCCGAGGTCAAGGTCGCCTTCACCCTCGAGGCCAAAGACATCGGGCCGCTGCCCGTCGTCCCCGACCACATCACCACCGGCCACTGGTCGGCCAACGGGGTGCAGATCCCCATGGCCGGCGAGTGGGAGATCTCCGTGACCGTGCGGACCTCCGACATCGACCAGGTGACCGTCTCCAAGAACGCGCAGATCGGCTGA
- the efeB gene encoding iron uptake transporter deferrochelatase/peroxidase subunit, with protein sequence MPDQSIPQSLPEAGTPVDAAEPVDAEEGAPSETPSPEGLTRRRLLGTAGATGLALGAVGGAVGYAAAPSQATPLSSIGAGEAMFHVKHQPGITQGLQARGHLVAFDLAAGAGRKEAAALLRRWSETARRLMAGEAAATDDTDVARDAGPSSLTVTFGFGNSFFTRTGLEKQRPVALDPLPDFSSDHLDKTRSNGDLWVQIGANDALVAFHALRAIQKDAGGAAKVRWQMNGFNRTPGATAHPMTARNLMGQMDGTRNPKPADSDFDQRIFVPADSTKDPAWMADGSYAVVRRIRMLLDDWEKLSVTAQEQVIGRRKSDGAALSGGTETTAMDLEKTDANGDLVVPINAHARITRPDQNGGAAMLRRPFSYHDGIDPDGTPDAGLLFVCWQADPLRGFVTVQRKLDRGDALSKYIRHEASGLFAVPGGAAEGEYVGQRLLEA encoded by the coding sequence ATGCCCGACCAGTCCATTCCGCAGTCCCTCCCCGAGGCCGGCACACCCGTGGACGCAGCAGAGCCCGTGGACGCAGAAGAGGGTGCCCCCTCGGAAACCCCCTCCCCCGAGGGGCTGACGCGGCGCAGGCTGCTCGGCACCGCCGGTGCCACCGGGCTCGCGCTCGGCGCGGTCGGCGGGGCCGTCGGCTACGCGGCCGCGCCCTCGCAGGCGACACCGCTGTCCTCGATCGGCGCCGGCGAGGCGATGTTCCACGTGAAACATCAGCCGGGCATCACCCAGGGGCTCCAGGCCCGCGGCCATCTCGTCGCCTTCGACCTCGCGGCCGGCGCCGGCCGCAAGGAGGCCGCCGCATTGCTGCGCCGCTGGTCGGAGACGGCCCGGCGGCTGATGGCGGGCGAGGCCGCCGCCACTGACGACACCGACGTGGCGCGGGACGCGGGACCCTCCTCGCTGACGGTCACCTTCGGATTCGGCAACAGCTTCTTCACCCGCACCGGCCTGGAGAAGCAGCGCCCGGTCGCCCTGGACCCGCTCCCCGACTTCTCCTCCGACCACCTGGACAAGACGCGCAGCAACGGCGACCTGTGGGTGCAGATCGGCGCGAACGACGCCCTGGTCGCCTTTCACGCCCTGCGCGCGATCCAGAAGGACGCGGGCGGAGCGGCCAAGGTCCGCTGGCAGATGAACGGCTTCAACCGGACGCCGGGCGCCACCGCCCACCCCATGACGGCCCGCAACCTGATGGGTCAGATGGACGGCACCCGCAATCCCAAGCCGGCCGACTCGGACTTCGACCAGCGCATCTTCGTCCCGGCGGACAGCACGAAGGACCCTGCCTGGATGGCCGACGGCTCCTACGCCGTCGTACGCCGTATCCGCATGCTCCTCGACGACTGGGAGAAGCTGTCGGTCACGGCGCAGGAGCAGGTCATCGGGCGCCGCAAGTCCGACGGGGCCGCGCTGTCCGGCGGCACCGAGACGACCGCGATGGACCTGGAGAAGACCGACGCGAACGGCGATCTGGTCGTCCCCATCAACGCGCACGCCCGCATCACCCGCCCCGACCAGAACGGCGGAGCGGCCATGCTGCGGCGGCCCTTCTCGTACCACGACGGCATCGACCCGGACGGCACTCCGGACGCGGGCCTGCTGTTCGTCTGCTGGCAGGCGGACCCCCTGCGCGGCTTCGTCACCGTGCAGCGCAAGCTGGACCGCGGCGACGCCCTGTCGAAGTACATCCGCCACGAGGCGAGCGGTCTGTTCGCGGTGCCGGGCGGGGCGGCGGAGGGCGAGTACGTGGGGCAGCGCCTGCTGGAAGCGTGA
- the pheA gene encoding prephenate dehydratase has translation MPASYAYLGPEGTFTEVALRTLPEAATRQLIPYVSVQSALDAVRTGEAEAAFVPIENSVEGGITTTLDELVAGTPLMIYREVLLSITFALLVRPGTQLADIKTVSAHPAAQPQVRNWLKANLPEAVWESAASNADAARLVQEGRYDAAFAGEFAAARYGLTALETEIHDAENAQTRFVLVGRPARPAAPTGADKTSVVLWQRDDHPGGLRDLLGEFATRGVNLMLLQSRPTGAGIGNYCFCIDAEGHISDRRMAEALMGLKRICREVRFLGSYPRAEVNVADVAAPLPGTSDGEFVAAADWVARCQDGRF, from the coding sequence ATGCCAGCGAGCTATGCGTATCTCGGCCCCGAGGGCACCTTCACGGAGGTCGCCCTGCGCACGCTTCCGGAGGCGGCCACCCGGCAGCTGATCCCTTACGTGTCGGTGCAGTCCGCGCTGGACGCCGTGCGCACCGGCGAGGCCGAGGCCGCCTTCGTGCCCATCGAGAACTCCGTCGAGGGCGGGATCACCACGACCCTGGACGAGCTGGTCGCGGGCACACCGCTGATGATCTACCGCGAGGTGCTGCTGTCGATCACCTTCGCGCTGCTGGTCCGGCCCGGCACGCAGCTCGCGGACATCAAGACCGTCTCCGCGCATCCGGCCGCGCAGCCGCAGGTGCGCAACTGGCTGAAGGCGAACCTGCCGGAAGCCGTCTGGGAGTCGGCCGCCTCGAACGCGGACGCGGCCCGGCTGGTCCAGGAGGGCCGTTACGACGCCGCCTTCGCGGGCGAGTTCGCGGCCGCCCGGTACGGGCTGACCGCCCTGGAGACCGAGATCCACGACGCCGAGAACGCCCAGACCCGGTTCGTCCTGGTGGGCAGGCCCGCCCGGCCCGCGGCACCGACCGGCGCGGACAAGACGTCCGTCGTCCTGTGGCAGCGCGACGACCACCCCGGTGGCCTGCGCGATCTGCTGGGCGAGTTCGCCACCCGGGGCGTCAACCTCATGCTGCTCCAGTCCCGCCCGACCGGCGCCGGTATCGGCAACTACTGCTTCTGCATCGACGCCGAGGGGCACATCTCCGACCGCCGGATGGCCGAGGCCCTCATGGGGCTGAAGCGGATCTGCCGTGAGGTGCGCTTCCTGGGCTCGTACCCGCGTGCGGAAGTGAACGTGGCGGACGTGGCGGCTCCGCTGCCCGGGACCTCGGACGGGGAGTTCGTGGCGGCGGCGGACTGGGTGGCGCGCTGCCAGGACGGCCGGTTCTAG
- the serS gene encoding serine--tRNA ligase — protein sequence MIDLRLLREDPDRARASQRARGEDVALVDSLLSADERRRSSGVRFDELRAEQKSLGKLIPKASADEKAELLKKASQLAADVKVADAERDAADAETQELLQRLGNLVHPDVPVGGEEDFVTLETHGTIRDFGAEGFEPKDHLELGQILGAIDVERGAKVSGSRFYFLTGVGALLELALVNAAIAQATAAGFTPMLTPALVRPQSMAGTGFLGQAAQDVYHLDKDDLYLVGTSEVPLAAYHMDEIIDADRLPLRYAGFSPCFRREAGSHGKDTKGIFRVHQFDKVEMFSYVTPEDSQAEHQRLLAWEKQWLSSLELPFRVIDVASGDLGSSAARKFDCEAWIPTQGKYRELTSTSDCTEFQSRRLSIRVREGKQVRPLATLNGTLCAVPRTIVAILENHQQADGSVYVPEVLRPYLGGREILEPVAK from the coding sequence GTGATTGACCTTCGCCTGCTCCGTGAGGACCCCGACCGTGCGCGCGCTTCCCAGCGTGCCCGTGGAGAGGACGTCGCGCTCGTCGACTCCCTCCTGTCCGCCGACGAGCGGCGCAGGTCGTCCGGCGTCCGCTTCGACGAGCTGCGTGCCGAGCAGAAGTCGCTCGGCAAGCTCATCCCCAAGGCCTCCGCGGACGAGAAGGCCGAGCTGCTGAAGAAGGCGAGCCAGCTCGCCGCCGACGTCAAGGTGGCCGACGCCGAGCGCGACGCCGCCGACGCCGAGACCCAGGAGCTCCTCCAGCGCCTCGGCAACCTCGTGCACCCCGACGTGCCCGTGGGCGGCGAGGAGGACTTCGTCACCCTCGAGACGCACGGCACGATCCGCGACTTCGGCGCCGAGGGCTTCGAGCCCAAGGACCACCTGGAGCTCGGTCAGATCCTCGGCGCGATCGACGTCGAGCGCGGCGCGAAGGTCTCCGGCTCCCGCTTCTACTTCCTCACCGGCGTCGGCGCCCTGCTCGAGCTGGCCCTGGTCAACGCGGCGATCGCCCAGGCCACGGCCGCCGGCTTCACGCCGATGCTCACCCCGGCGCTGGTCCGCCCGCAGTCCATGGCGGGTACCGGTTTCCTCGGGCAGGCGGCCCAGGACGTCTACCACCTCGACAAGGACGACCTCTACCTGGTCGGCACCTCCGAGGTCCCCCTCGCCGCGTACCACATGGACGAGATCATCGACGCGGACCGCCTGCCGTTGCGCTACGCGGGCTTCTCGCCCTGCTTCCGCCGCGAGGCCGGTTCGCACGGCAAGGACACCAAGGGCATCTTCCGCGTCCACCAGTTCGACAAGGTCGAGATGTTCTCGTACGTCACGCCCGAGGACTCGCAGGCCGAGCACCAGCGTCTGCTGGCGTGGGAGAAGCAGTGGCTGTCCTCGCTGGAGCTGCCGTTCCGGGTCATCGACGTCGCCTCCGGTGACCTCGGCTCCTCGGCCGCCCGCAAGTTCGACTGCGAGGCGTGGATCCCGACGCAGGGCAAGTACCGCGAGCTGACCTCGACCTCGGACTGCACCGAGTTCCAGTCCCGCCGGCTGTCGATCCGCGTCCGTGAGGGCAAGCAGGTCCGCCCGCTCGCCACGCTCAACGGCACGCTGTGCGCCGTCCCGCGCACGATCGTCGCGATCCTGGAGAACCACCAGCAGGCCGACGGTTCCGTGTACGTGCCCGAGGTGCTGCGCCCGTACCTCGGCGGCCGGGAGATCCTGGAGCCGGTGGCCAAGTGA
- a CDS encoding HAD family hydrolase, with the protein MTAAFPYRLIATDLDGTLLRSDDSISQRTRDALAAATAAGAAHIVVTGRGVPWTRHILDDLGYDGLAVCGQGAQVYDAGAHRLLTSVTLDRQLAGVALAKIEAEVGPLYLAASRDGLDGDVLVGPGYAVTGALPSTPFTDASDLWSAPLSKIYIQHPELSDDALAAAARRAAGGFVTVAMAGAGIVELLPLGLSKATGLSLAARRLGLKAADTIAFGDMPNDIPMFAWASRSVAMANAHEELKAVADEVTASNDDDGIAVTLETMLPA; encoded by the coding sequence GTGACCGCCGCGTTCCCCTACCGGCTGATCGCGACCGACCTCGACGGGACGCTGCTGCGCTCCGACGACTCGATCTCGCAGCGCACCCGTGACGCCCTCGCCGCGGCCACCGCGGCGGGTGCCGCGCACATCGTGGTGACCGGCCGCGGGGTCCCGTGGACCCGGCACATCCTCGACGACCTCGGCTACGACGGCCTCGCGGTCTGTGGCCAGGGCGCCCAGGTCTACGACGCCGGCGCGCACCGCCTGCTGACCTCGGTGACCCTGGACCGGCAGCTGGCCGGTGTGGCGCTGGCCAAGATCGAGGCGGAGGTCGGCCCGCTGTACCTGGCGGCCAGCCGTGACGGCCTGGACGGGGACGTGCTGGTCGGCCCCGGCTACGCGGTCACCGGCGCCCTGCCGTCGACGCCGTTCACCGATGCGTCCGACCTCTGGTCCGCCCCGCTGAGCAAGATCTACATACAGCATCCCGAGCTGTCGGACGACGCGCTGGCCGCTGCGGCCCGGCGGGCCGCGGGCGGTTTCGTCACGGTCGCGATGGCCGGCGCGGGCATCGTGGAGCTGCTCCCCCTGGGCCTCTCCAAGGCCACGGGCCTCTCCCTGGCGGCCCGCCGACTGGGCCTGAAGGCCGCGGACACGATCGCCTTCGGCGACATGCCCAACGACATCCCGATGTTCGCCTGGGCGTCCCGCAGCGTAGCCATGGCCAACGCCCACGAGGAACTGAAGGCCGTGGCAGACGAGGTAACCGCCTCCAACGACGATGACGGAATCGCCGTGACCCTGGAAACCATGCTGCCGGCGTAG
- a CDS encoding ABC transporter permease, protein MYDPTVARLTYRALLGRRRALILGALPLLLIAISVVVRGLAGADDQTASDLLGGLALATMVPIIGVIAGTGAIGPEIDDGSVVYLLSKPLKRPTIIFTKLIVAVAVTMVFSALPTLIAGFILNGNGQQIAVAYTVAALVSSIAYAAVFLLLGTVSRHAVVFGLVYALVWEALFGSLVPGARTLSVQQWSLAVAHKVAGGDLVTSDVGLTTATVLLVVVTVLATWYAGQKLRALTLAGEE, encoded by the coding sequence ATGTACGACCCCACAGTCGCCCGGCTCACGTACCGGGCTCTGCTCGGCCGTCGCCGGGCCCTCATCCTGGGCGCCCTGCCCCTGCTGCTGATCGCCATCTCCGTGGTGGTGCGCGGCCTCGCCGGCGCCGACGACCAGACGGCGTCCGACCTGCTCGGCGGGCTCGCGCTCGCCACGATGGTGCCGATCATCGGCGTCATCGCGGGCACGGGTGCGATCGGCCCGGAGATCGACGACGGCTCCGTGGTGTACCTGCTGTCCAAGCCGCTGAAGCGGCCGACGATCATCTTCACCAAGCTGATCGTGGCGGTCGCGGTGACGATGGTGTTCTCGGCGCTGCCCACGCTCATCGCCGGCTTCATCCTCAACGGCAACGGCCAGCAGATCGCGGTCGCCTACACGGTGGCCGCGTTGGTCTCCTCCATCGCCTACGCGGCGGTCTTCCTGCTGCTGGGCACGGTGTCCCGGCACGCGGTGGTCTTCGGCCTCGTCTACGCCCTCGTCTGGGAGGCCCTGTTCGGCTCCCTGGTACCGGGTGCGCGCACGCTCAGCGTCCAGCAGTGGTCGCTGGCCGTCGCCCACAAGGTGGCGGGCGGTGACCTCGTCACCTCGGACGTCGGACTGACCACGGCGACGGTGCTGCTGGTCGTCGTGACCGTGCTGGCCACCTGGTACGCGGGCCAGAAGCTGCGGGCGCTGACGCTCGCCGGCGAGGAGTGA
- a CDS encoding ABC transporter ATP-binding protein, whose translation MTTLSIDHVSRWFGNVVAVNDITMTIGPGVTGLLGPNGAGKSTLINMMGGFLAPSTGTVTLDGRPVWRNEAIYQHIGIVPEREAMYDFLTGREFVVANAELHGLGAKAAQKALATVEMEYAQDRKISTYSKGMRQRVKMASALVHDPSLLLLDEPFNGMDPRQRMQLMDLLRRMGDEGRTVLFSSHILEEVEQLAWHIEVVVAGRHAASGDFRRIRRLMTDRPHRYLVRSSDDRALAAALIADPSTSGIEVDLAEGALRIQAVDFGRFTALLPRVARDHGIRLLTVSPSDESLESVFSYLVAA comes from the coding sequence GTGACCACGCTCAGCATCGATCACGTCTCCCGCTGGTTCGGCAACGTGGTCGCCGTCAACGACATCACCATGACCATCGGCCCCGGCGTCACCGGCCTGCTAGGCCCCAACGGCGCCGGAAAGTCCACCCTCATCAACATGATGGGCGGCTTCCTGGCCCCTTCCACCGGCACGGTCACCCTCGACGGCCGGCCGGTCTGGCGCAACGAGGCGATCTACCAGCACATCGGCATCGTCCCCGAGCGGGAGGCGATGTACGACTTCCTCACCGGCCGCGAATTCGTCGTCGCCAACGCCGAGTTGCACGGCCTCGGCGCCAAGGCCGCACAGAAGGCACTGGCCACGGTCGAGATGGAGTACGCGCAGGACCGCAAGATCTCCACGTACTCCAAGGGCATGCGCCAGCGCGTGAAGATGGCGTCCGCCCTGGTCCACGACCCGTCGCTGCTGCTGCTCGACGAGCCCTTCAACGGTATGGACCCGCGCCAGCGCATGCAGCTCATGGACCTGCTGCGGCGCATGGGCGACGAGGGCCGCACCGTGCTGTTCTCCTCGCACATCCTCGAAGAGGTCGAGCAACTCGCCTGGCACATCGAGGTGGTCGTCGCGGGCCGGCACGCGGCCAGCGGCGACTTCCGCAGGATCCGCCGTCTGATGACCGACCGCCCGCACCGCTACCTGGTGCGTTCCAGCGACGACCGCGCACTCGCGGCCGCGCTGATCGCCGACCCGTCGACGTCCGGCATCGAAGTCGACCTCGCCGAGGGCGCGTTGCGTATCCAGGCCGTCGACTTCGGCCGCTTCACCGCGCTGCTGCCGAGGGTCGCCAGGGACCACGGCATCCGGCTGCTGACGGTCTCGCCGTCCGACGAGTCCCTCGAGTCCGTGTTCTCGTACCTGGTCGCGGCGTAG
- a CDS encoding ABC transporter permease subunit, with the protein MAVEHPVTAPSGDQTRIHNIGYRSYDGPRLGRAYARRSLYSQSLRGAYGLGRSVKSKVLPMLLFVVMCVPAAIMVAVAVATKANELPVDYTRYAIVMQAVISLYVASQAPQSVSRDLRFKTVPLYFSRPIETADYVRAKFAALASALFVLTAAPLLVLYIGALLAKLDFADQTKGFAQGLVSVALLSLLFAGLGLVIASVTPRRGFGIAAVIAVLTISYGAVSTLQAIADAQNSTGSIPWIGLFSPVTLIDGAQSAFLGATSAFPGGIGPSNGEGVVYVLVVLGLIAASYGLLMRRYRRVGL; encoded by the coding sequence ATGGCAGTTGAGCACCCGGTCACCGCCCCCTCGGGTGACCAGACCCGCATCCACAACATCGGCTACCGCAGCTACGACGGCCCCCGCCTGGGCCGCGCCTACGCCCGTCGCTCCCTCTACTCGCAGTCCCTGCGCGGCGCCTACGGCCTCGGCCGCTCGGTGAAGTCGAAGGTGCTGCCGATGCTGCTCTTCGTGGTGATGTGCGTGCCCGCGGCCATCATGGTCGCCGTCGCGGTCGCCACGAAGGCGAACGAACTCCCCGTGGACTACACGCGGTACGCGATCGTCATGCAGGCCGTCATCAGCCTGTACGTCGCCTCGCAGGCGCCCCAGTCCGTCTCGCGCGACCTCCGCTTCAAGACCGTGCCGCTGTACTTCTCGCGGCCCATCGAGACCGCGGACTACGTACGCGCGAAGTTCGCGGCGCTGGCCTCGGCGCTCTTCGTCCTCACCGCCGCCCCGCTGCTGGTGCTGTACATCGGCGCGCTGCTGGCCAAGCTGGACTTCGCCGACCAGACCAAGGGATTCGCTCAAGGACTCGTCTCCGTGGCCCTGCTCTCGCTGCTCTTCGCCGGCCTCGGCCTGGTCATCGCCTCGGTCACCCCGCGGCGCGGCTTCGGCATCGCCGCCGTCATCGCCGTCCTGACCATCTCCTACGGTGCCGTCTCCACGCTCCAGGCCATCGCCGACGCGCAGAACAGCACCGGTTCCATCCCCTGGATCGGCCTGTTCTCGCCGGTCACCCTCATCGACGGCGCGCAGTCCGCGTTTCTGGGCGCCACCTCCGCCTTCCCGGGCGGGATCGGCCCGTCCAACGGGGAGGGCGTCGTCTACGTCCTCGTCGTCCTCGGCCTCATCGCCGCGAGCTACGGCCTCCTGATGCGCCGCTACCGAAGGGTCGGACTGTGA
- a CDS encoding ABC transporter ATP-binding protein, with translation MIATESLSKRFPRVTALDRLSVDVGPGVTGLVGANGAGKSTLIKILLGLSPATEGRAEVLGLDVASKGADIRERVGYMPEHDCLPPDVSATEFVVHMARMSGLPPTAARERTADTLRHVGLYEERYRPIGGYSTGMKQRVKLAQALVHDPQLVFLDEPTNGLDPVGRDEMLGLIRRIYTDFGISVLVTSHLLGELERTCDHVVVVDGGKLLRSSSTTDFTQTTTTLAIEVTDTDDHPDGTRAVREALHARGVDVLDGNSGLPGAGHVLLLTAQGEDTYDVVRDVVADLGLGLVRMEQRRHHISEVFTDADATNDQQRKEAVGHGS, from the coding sequence GTGATCGCGACCGAAAGCCTGAGCAAGCGGTTCCCCCGGGTGACCGCTCTTGACCGGCTCTCTGTGGACGTCGGGCCCGGTGTGACCGGCCTCGTCGGAGCCAACGGGGCCGGCAAGTCCACACTGATCAAGATCCTTCTGGGTCTGTCGCCCGCCACGGAGGGCCGAGCCGAGGTGCTCGGCCTCGACGTCGCGAGCAAGGGCGCCGACATCCGCGAGCGGGTCGGCTACATGCCGGAGCACGACTGCCTGCCGCCCGACGTCTCGGCCACCGAGTTCGTCGTGCACATGGCCCGTATGTCCGGCCTGCCGCCCACCGCCGCGCGTGAGCGCACCGCGGACACCCTGCGCCATGTCGGCCTGTACGAGGAGCGCTATCGCCCCATCGGCGGCTACTCCACCGGCATGAAGCAGCGCGTGAAGCTCGCCCAGGCCCTCGTCCACGACCCGCAGCTGGTCTTCCTGGACGAACCGACCAACGGCCTCGACCCGGTCGGCCGGGACGAGATGCTGGGCCTGATCCGGCGTATCTACACCGACTTCGGCATCTCGGTCCTGGTCACCTCCCACCTGCTGGGCGAACTGGAGCGCACCTGCGACCACGTCGTGGTCGTCGACGGCGGCAAGCTCCTGCGCTCCAGCTCCACCACCGACTTCACCCAGACCACCACCACCCTCGCGATCGAGGTCACCGACACCGACGACCACCCGGACGGCACCCGCGCGGTCCGCGAAGCGCTCCACGCGCGCGGGGTGGATGTCCTGGACGGCAACAGCGGCCTGCCGGGCGCCGGCCACGTCCTGCTGCTGACCGCGCAGGGCGAGGACACCTACGACGTCGTCCGGGACGTGGTCGCCGACCTCGGCCTCGGCCTGGTGCGCATGGAACAGCGCAGGCACCACATCTCCGAGGTCTTCACGGACGCCGACGCCACCAACGACCAGCAGCGGAAGGAGGCCGTCGGCCATGGCAGTTGA
- a CDS encoding M24 family metallopeptidase, which translates to MTTAPTAGTRELSAELRGFRRVQRLAYDCAQAVAAELRPGVTEREAARMQREWLRERGVRDWFHLPFAWFGDRTAFTGFRVPLQFFPTDRRLEPGMPFILDLAPVYEGYTADIGYSGALGAHPVQERLMADLAAHRELILREVRERRSLREIYADVDRLMVRQGYANRHRAYPFGVIAHKVDRVRERRFSPRLFGFGTQSLKGLVSDALHGHREGWSPLWSPYRFSDHPPHPGLWAVEPHLGFRGTGAKFEEILVVTDSADPEESAFWLDDDLPHVRRWAGTEATTDTAGKAEGK; encoded by the coding sequence ATGACGACGGCACCGACGGCAGGGACACGCGAACTCTCCGCCGAGCTGCGGGGATTCAGACGGGTGCAGCGGCTGGCGTACGACTGCGCGCAGGCCGTGGCCGCCGAACTGCGACCGGGCGTGACGGAGCGCGAGGCGGCGCGGATGCAGCGGGAGTGGCTGCGCGAGCGGGGTGTGCGCGACTGGTTCCACCTGCCGTTCGCCTGGTTCGGGGACCGCACGGCGTTCACCGGCTTCCGCGTCCCGTTGCAGTTCTTCCCCACCGACCGTCGCCTGGAGCCGGGGATGCCGTTCATCCTCGACCTGGCACCGGTGTACGAGGGGTACACGGCGGACATCGGCTACTCGGGCGCGCTCGGCGCCCATCCCGTGCAGGAGAGGCTGATGGCCGACCTCGCGGCACACCGGGAGCTGATCCTGCGCGAGGTGCGCGAGCGGCGGTCGCTGCGCGAGATCTACGCCGACGTGGACCGCCTCATGGTCCGCCAGGGCTACGCCAACCGGCACCGCGCGTATCCCTTCGGCGTGATCGCGCACAAGGTGGACCGGGTCAGGGAGCGCCGCTTCTCACCCCGGCTGTTCGGGTTCGGCACGCAGTCCCTCAAGGGTCTGGTGTCCGACGCGCTGCACGGCCATCGGGAGGGCTGGTCGCCGCTGTGGTCGCCGTACCGCTTCTCCGACCATCCGCCGCATCCGGGCCTGTGGGCGGTCGAACCCCATCTCGGGTTCCGGGGCACGGGCGCGAAGTTCGAGGAGATCCTCGTCGTCACCGACTCCGCGGATCCCGAGGAGAGCGCCTTCTGGCTGGACGACGACCTGCCGCACGTCAGGCGCTGGGCGGGTACGGAGGCGACAACGGACACGGCAGGGAAGGCGGAGGGGAAGTGA